Proteins co-encoded in one Corynebacterium tuberculostearicum genomic window:
- the glpK gene encoding glycerol kinase GlpK, translated as MTTKKYVAAIDQGTTSTRCIIFDHNGEQAAVGQLEHEQIFPEKGWVEHDPEEIWSNTRRAVGEALANGDITVEDIDSVGITNQRETTVVWDKNTGKPVYNAIVWQDTRTTAICKELSGEEGPEKWRRRTGLIINSYPAGPKVKWILDNVEGARERAEAGELLFGTIDTWLLWNLTGGAEGDAGREALHVTDVTNASRTLLMDIEKLEWDEELCKEMGIPMSMLPEIRPSLGDFRTVRERGSLSGVPIRAILGDQQAAMFGQGCFRAGSAKNTYGTGLFLLLNTGTTPKFSENGLLTTVCFQREGERPVYALEGSVSMGGSLVQWLRDNLQIIPNSASIENLAREVKDNGGVYIVPAFSGLFAPYWRADARGVIVGLTRFANRKHLARAVLESTAYQTRDVADAMVADSGVEITELRVDGGMTMNELLMQFQADILGVEVHRPKNIETTATGAAFAAGLDHGFWEDLSVLGSQAGDMKVYKPKREEEEVEALYRDWKRAIKRSLEWEDNEDEDLSF; from the coding sequence ATGACAACTAAGAAATACGTTGCCGCGATCGACCAGGGAACCACGTCGACGCGCTGCATCATCTTTGATCACAATGGCGAGCAGGCTGCCGTTGGCCAGCTCGAGCACGAGCAGATTTTCCCGGAAAAGGGCTGGGTAGAACACGATCCGGAAGAAATCTGGAGCAATACCCGCCGCGCCGTCGGTGAGGCCCTTGCCAATGGTGATATCACCGTGGAGGATATTGACTCCGTGGGCATTACCAACCAGCGGGAAACTACCGTGGTGTGGGATAAAAACACCGGTAAGCCGGTCTACAACGCCATTGTTTGGCAGGATACCCGCACCACCGCTATCTGCAAAGAGCTTTCGGGAGAGGAAGGCCCGGAAAAGTGGCGTCGCCGCACCGGTCTAATCATTAACTCCTACCCGGCTGGTCCGAAGGTGAAGTGGATCCTCGATAACGTCGAGGGCGCACGCGAACGTGCCGAGGCCGGCGAGCTGCTCTTTGGCACCATCGATACTTGGTTGTTGTGGAACCTTACTGGCGGCGCGGAGGGCGATGCCGGCCGTGAGGCCCTGCACGTTACTGACGTCACCAATGCCTCCCGCACGCTGCTCATGGACATCGAAAAGCTGGAGTGGGATGAGGAACTGTGCAAGGAAATGGGCATCCCGATGTCCATGCTTCCGGAGATCCGCCCATCCTTGGGTGATTTCCGCACCGTACGCGAACGCGGTTCGCTCTCCGGCGTGCCTATCCGCGCCATTCTCGGTGACCAGCAGGCTGCCATGTTCGGCCAAGGTTGCTTCCGCGCGGGTTCCGCAAAGAATACTTACGGCACCGGCCTGTTCCTCCTACTAAACACTGGTACCACCCCGAAGTTCTCCGAAAACGGACTCTTGACCACCGTGTGTTTCCAACGCGAGGGCGAGCGTCCCGTTTATGCCTTGGAAGGCTCCGTGTCCATGGGCGGTTCCTTGGTGCAGTGGCTGCGAGATAACCTGCAGATCATTCCGAACTCCGCGTCTATCGAGAACCTTGCGCGTGAGGTTAAGGACAACGGCGGCGTTTACATCGTGCCGGCCTTCTCCGGTCTCTTCGCCCCGTACTGGCGCGCAGATGCGCGCGGTGTCATCGTAGGCCTCACCCGCTTTGCTAACCGCAAGCACTTGGCCCGTGCCGTGCTTGAGTCCACCGCGTACCAGACCCGTGACGTCGCCGATGCCATGGTTGCAGATTCCGGCGTAGAGATCACCGAGCTGCGCGTGGATGGCGGAATGACCATGAATGAACTATTGATGCAGTTTCAGGCAGACATCCTCGGAGTGGAAGTGCACCGGCCGAAGAATATTGAGACTACCGCCACCGGTGCGGCCTTCGCCGCAGGCTTGGACCATGGCTTCTGGGAAGACCTGAGCGTCTTGGGCAGCCAAGCAGGAGACATGAAGGTATATAAGCCGAAGCGCGAGGAGGAAGAGGTGGAGGCCCTCTACCGCGACTGGAAGCGCGCTATTAAGCGTTCCCTGGAATGGGAGGATAACGAGGACGAGGACCTGAGCTTCTAG
- a CDS encoding glycerol-3-phosphate dehydrogenase/oxidase: protein MTQQSNQSFNPEYFENLWNRYTDEDYDVVIIGGGSVGAGAAADAATRGLKTAVIEASDFAAGTSSRSSKMFHGGLRYLAMFDFRLVAESLKERELNMSTLAPHLVKPLRFIFPLTHHVWERVMMFGGFTLYDLMGGSKSVPMQKHLTRKGVLKVTPGLKDDAIVGGVRYYDTLVDDARHTMTVLRTAAEYGADVRTNTEVIGFDKDRGGRIVGAHVRDTATGRETTVRGKVFINATGVWNDKIQEMAGVEGKFTVHASKGVHIVVPKDALDADAALCFVTEKSVLFVIPWGEYWIIGTTDTDWEKGLSLPDPAPTKSDIDYILDQVNQRVRRQITRDDIVGVYSGLRPLLSGKSDSTTNLSRNHAVARVAPGMVSVAGGKYTTYRVIGKDAVDLAVKELGTKVPESITEQTPILGAAGYHALANQVPSLARRYNLSEKFIEHLLGRYGSLLGEVLAPAAEDASLLEPVPGAESYLWAEVRYAVTHEGALHLEDILSRRLRIAIEFGDRGVNAAPGVADFVAPLLGWSDAEKEREVSQFKAHTQAELEAEAAVTDREANDILVRAGSARPTQNEV from the coding sequence ATGACCCAGCAAAGCAACCAATCCTTTAACCCTGAATACTTTGAAAATCTATGGAACAGGTACACCGATGAAGACTATGACGTGGTCATCATCGGTGGAGGATCCGTGGGTGCCGGTGCGGCAGCGGATGCCGCTACCCGCGGTCTGAAGACCGCCGTCATTGAAGCTAGCGACTTCGCCGCAGGCACCTCTTCCCGTTCTTCCAAGATGTTCCACGGTGGCCTGCGCTACCTAGCCATGTTTGACTTCCGCCTTGTGGCAGAATCCCTCAAGGAGCGTGAGCTCAACATGTCCACCCTGGCGCCTCACTTGGTTAAACCGTTGAGGTTCATCTTCCCGCTTACCCATCACGTGTGGGAGCGCGTCATGATGTTCGGTGGCTTTACCCTTTATGACCTCATGGGTGGCTCCAAGAGCGTGCCAATGCAAAAGCACCTGACCCGCAAGGGAGTGCTGAAGGTAACCCCGGGGCTGAAGGACGACGCCATCGTGGGCGGCGTGCGCTATTACGACACCCTGGTGGATGATGCCCGCCACACCATGACGGTCCTGCGCACCGCCGCCGAGTACGGCGCTGATGTTCGCACTAATACCGAGGTCATTGGCTTTGACAAGGACCGCGGCGGGCGCATCGTCGGTGCACATGTCCGCGATACTGCCACCGGCCGCGAAACCACCGTGCGCGGCAAGGTCTTCATCAATGCCACCGGCGTATGGAATGACAAGATCCAAGAGATGGCCGGCGTGGAAGGAAAATTCACCGTGCACGCCTCCAAGGGCGTGCACATCGTCGTGCCAAAAGATGCCCTCGATGCGGATGCAGCGCTGTGCTTCGTGACCGAGAAGTCCGTCCTCTTCGTCATCCCTTGGGGCGAGTACTGGATCATCGGTACCACCGATACCGATTGGGAAAAGGGTCTGTCCTTGCCGGATCCGGCGCCGACCAAGTCCGATATTGACTACATTCTGGACCAGGTAAACCAGCGCGTACGCCGCCAGATCACCCGCGATGACATCGTGGGTGTCTACTCCGGCCTGCGCCCACTGCTTTCTGGCAAGTCTGATTCCACCACAAACCTTTCTCGCAACCACGCCGTCGCACGCGTGGCCCCAGGCATGGTTTCCGTTGCCGGCGGCAAGTACACCACCTACCGCGTCATTGGTAAGGATGCCGTCGACCTTGCTGTGAAGGAACTCGGCACCAAGGTCCCAGAGTCCATTACCGAGCAGACCCCAATTTTGGGTGCTGCCGGCTACCACGCCCTGGCTAACCAGGTTCCGTCCCTCGCCCGCCGCTATAACCTGAGCGAAAAGTTCATCGAGCACCTGCTAGGACGCTATGGCTCCTTGCTGGGCGAGGTCCTGGCCCCAGCCGCCGAGGACGCCTCCCTGCTGGAACCCGTGCCAGGTGCCGAGTCTTACCTGTGGGCCGAGGTGCGTTACGCCGTTACCCACGAGGGCGCGCTGCATTTGGAGGACATCCTGTCCCGCCGCTTACGCATTGCCATCGAGTTCGGAGACCGCGGCGTAAACGCTGCCCCGGGTGTTGCTGATTTCGTGGCGCCGCTGCTCGGCTGGAGCGACGCCGAAAAGGAGCGCGAGGTATCCCAATTCAAGGCTCATACCCAGGCCGAACTTGAAGCAGAAGCTGCGGTAACTGACCGCGAGGCCAATGACATCTTGGTCCGCGCAGGATCTGCCCGACCCACCCAAAACGAGGTATAA
- the glf gene encoding UDP-galactopyranose mutase: MTSYDLIVVGSGFFGLTVAERAASQLDKKVLIVERRNHLGGNAYSEAEPTTGIEVHKYGAHLFHTSNKRVWDYCNKFTDFTDYQHRVFAMHDGTAYQFPMGLGLINQFFGRYYSPDEARQLIKDQAGEFSPEEAQNLEEKAISLIGRPLYEAFIRDYTAKQWQTDPKELPAANITRLPVRYTFNNRYFNDTYEGLPVDGYAAWLENMADHDNIEVRLDTDWFEVREELRAESPDAPVVYTGPLDRYFDFAEGELGWRTLDFDLEVLDTGDFQGTPVMNYNDADVDYTRIHEFRHFHPERKDKYPKDKTVIMKEYSRFADKGDEPYYPINTPEDRTKLEAYRKLAAQESKENRVLFGGRLGTYQYLDMHMAIGSALSMFDNKLVPFWNEGKAIEQERGH; this comes from the coding sequence ATGACTTCTTATGACCTCATCGTTGTCGGCTCTGGATTTTTTGGTCTAACGGTTGCCGAGCGTGCCGCTAGCCAGCTGGATAAGAAGGTGCTCATTGTGGAGCGCCGCAATCACCTCGGCGGCAATGCCTACTCCGAGGCCGAACCCACCACCGGAATCGAGGTGCACAAGTACGGTGCGCACCTCTTCCACACCTCAAATAAGCGCGTGTGGGACTACTGCAATAAGTTCACCGATTTCACTGACTACCAGCATCGCGTCTTTGCCATGCACGATGGCACCGCCTACCAATTCCCGATGGGCCTGGGTCTTATCAACCAGTTCTTCGGCCGCTACTACTCCCCGGATGAGGCTCGCCAGCTCATTAAGGATCAGGCCGGCGAATTCTCCCCGGAAGAGGCGCAAAACCTGGAGGAGAAGGCCATCTCGCTCATCGGTCGCCCGCTGTATGAGGCCTTCATCCGCGATTACACCGCAAAGCAGTGGCAGACCGATCCGAAGGAGCTGCCGGCCGCGAATATCACCCGCCTGCCGGTGCGCTATACCTTCAATAACCGCTACTTCAACGACACCTATGAGGGCCTGCCGGTCGATGGCTACGCGGCATGGCTAGAAAACATGGCTGACCACGACAATATTGAGGTCCGCCTGGATACCGATTGGTTCGAGGTGCGCGAAGAGCTGCGTGCCGAGTCCCCAGATGCGCCCGTGGTCTACACCGGCCCACTGGATCGCTACTTTGATTTTGCCGAGGGCGAGCTGGGCTGGCGCACCCTCGACTTCGATCTGGAGGTGCTGGATACCGGCGATTTCCAGGGCACACCGGTGATGAACTACAACGACGCGGACGTGGACTATACCCGTATCCATGAATTCCGCCATTTCCACCCGGAGCGCAAGGATAAGTACCCGAAGGACAAGACGGTCATTATGAAGGAATACTCGCGATTCGCCGACAAAGGCGATGAGCCGTATTACCCGATTAATACCCCGGAAGATCGCACCAAGCTGGAGGCCTACCGCAAGCTCGCTGCCCAGGAGTCGAAGGAGAACAGGGTTCTCTTCGGTGGCCGCTTGGGTACCTACCAGTACCTGGATATGCACATGGCTATCGGTTCCGCGCTGTCCATGTTTGATAATAAGCTCGTACCATTTTGGAACGAGGGCAAGGCTATCGAACAGGAGCGTGGCCACTAA
- a CDS encoding MIP/aquaporin family protein, translating into MTGFDAFLWEFIGTALLLLLGNGVCALVNLRTSGARGSDWVVIALGWGMGVFVGASVADPTGGHLNPAVTVMLAVNGSLEWSLVPYYCLGQILGAILGAILAWAAFKQLFDANNYDDAGNVTGANKNTNGIFFTKPAHPKNGWNAVTEFLATSVLLMFIAFGPTGGELGPMSYFAVAFVVVAVGLSLGTPTGYAINPVRDLGPRIAYAFILPIQDKGSANWGYAWVPIVAPLASAVAVGLLSVAL; encoded by the coding sequence ATGACCGGATTTGATGCATTCCTGTGGGAGTTTATCGGCACCGCCTTGCTGCTCCTTCTAGGTAACGGCGTATGTGCGCTGGTAAACCTGCGCACCTCTGGTGCACGCGGCTCCGACTGGGTCGTTATCGCCCTGGGTTGGGGTATGGGTGTCTTCGTTGGTGCGAGCGTAGCCGATCCCACTGGCGGGCACCTCAACCCCGCCGTCACCGTAATGTTGGCCGTCAATGGCTCGCTCGAGTGGTCCCTGGTGCCGTATTACTGCCTGGGACAAATCCTTGGTGCCATCCTTGGTGCCATCCTGGCATGGGCTGCCTTCAAGCAGCTTTTCGACGCCAATAATTACGATGACGCCGGTAATGTCACCGGCGCCAACAAGAACACGAATGGCATCTTCTTTACCAAGCCAGCACATCCCAAGAACGGTTGGAATGCGGTGACCGAGTTCCTCGCTACCAGCGTGCTGTTGATGTTCATCGCCTTTGGTCCCACTGGGGGCGAGCTTGGTCCGATGAGCTATTTCGCTGTTGCTTTCGTCGTGGTGGCCGTTGGTTTGTCCCTCGGCACTCCCACAGGATATGCCATCAATCCGGTTCGCGATCTGGGCCCGCGCATTGCTTATGCCTTCATCCTTCCCATCCAGGACAAGGGCAGCGCGAACTGGGGTTATGCCTGGGTTCCTATCGTGGCTCCGCTGGCCTCGGCGGTAGCCGTTGGCCTGCTGTCTGTTGCGCTTTAA
- a CDS encoding N-acetylmuramoyl-L-alanine amidase, with protein sequence MQQRRRLVPTRSKWSTPVIAAVTSVALAVTAAFGGQQVLKTQDSGNSGPIEVKNASASFSDGESIVVDDPAVAAQGDGEGRRAVKQFHRDEPFNMFAVTWEGKRDINSFVRSKQQDGSWSEWLSMDAMNYSEGKNGTELIFVGDTNDVQVSMANVDLVTGSNLDKKQDSLLDKAAKGADANRPAPLAYNVGDISPVADERTQVADLDAVFIDGNAQEGEAIEPTAETAGMPKVVTRAGWGADESKRCQQPTYDDGIKAMTLHHTAGTNNYTRAQAAAQVRGAYEYHAQTLGWCDIGYNVLVDKFGTIYEGRYGGLDKAVQGAHVGGFNSNNWGISMIGNYETAEPSREMLNSVAEIAGWKAAISGIDPMGKASLYSGGFYGSKFPTGTMAPVPAFAGHNDFHNTACPGQYTMRHWDEIRKNTKRKADSIKSGKDSTDLHWQKPPKPNAPKTPQQVGDEITSSLGDVEVPVSTISALAGIAAAVFGVLIANDRLQKPDTDKKVAGNLTTGDIPEIVNKVVQISDNEGLKESWTSVLNAVSPVLGLAVGGPDTTDGGKILYQLFQNGVVLSSKESGTKALTGEIAKKWSEGDNASKLGLPTSNEEKNGKDIRVKFQGGEIVYNTETEKVDIFTD encoded by the coding sequence GTGCAACAACGACGTCGACTAGTACCCACCAGGTCAAAGTGGTCCACCCCCGTCATCGCGGCGGTCACCTCCGTCGCACTCGCCGTGACGGCCGCATTTGGCGGGCAGCAAGTTCTCAAAACCCAAGATTCCGGCAACAGCGGCCCTATCGAGGTAAAGAACGCCTCCGCCAGCTTTAGCGACGGCGAATCCATCGTCGTTGACGATCCGGCCGTTGCTGCACAAGGCGATGGCGAAGGCCGTCGCGCGGTTAAACAATTCCACCGCGACGAACCCTTCAACATGTTCGCCGTCACCTGGGAGGGCAAGCGAGATATCAACTCCTTCGTGCGCTCCAAGCAGCAGGACGGTTCTTGGAGCGAGTGGCTGTCCATGGACGCGATGAACTACTCCGAGGGCAAAAACGGCACCGAGCTCATCTTCGTGGGCGATACCAATGATGTTCAGGTCTCGATGGCCAACGTCGATCTTGTCACTGGTTCCAACCTGGACAAGAAGCAGGACTCCCTCCTGGACAAGGCCGCTAAGGGCGCTGATGCCAACCGCCCAGCGCCGCTTGCGTATAACGTCGGCGATATCTCCCCTGTAGCCGATGAGCGCACCCAGGTTGCGGATCTCGACGCCGTGTTTATCGACGGCAACGCCCAAGAAGGCGAAGCCATCGAGCCCACCGCAGAAACCGCGGGCATGCCCAAGGTAGTCACCCGCGCCGGCTGGGGAGCAGACGAATCTAAGCGCTGCCAGCAGCCGACGTACGACGATGGCATTAAGGCCATGACCTTGCACCACACCGCAGGCACCAATAACTACACCCGTGCACAGGCGGCGGCACAGGTTCGCGGCGCCTACGAGTACCACGCGCAAACCCTAGGCTGGTGCGATATCGGATATAACGTGCTCGTAGATAAGTTCGGCACGATTTACGAGGGCCGCTACGGCGGCTTGGACAAGGCCGTCCAGGGTGCCCACGTGGGTGGCTTCAACTCCAATAACTGGGGTATTTCCATGATTGGCAACTATGAGACAGCGGAGCCGTCTCGTGAGATGCTCAACTCCGTCGCTGAGATTGCCGGCTGGAAGGCTGCTATCTCCGGCATCGATCCGATGGGCAAGGCTAGCTTGTACTCCGGCGGCTTCTACGGCTCCAAGTTCCCAACAGGAACCATGGCCCCCGTGCCGGCCTTCGCGGGCCACAATGATTTCCACAACACAGCGTGCCCGGGTCAGTACACCATGCGCCACTGGGATGAAATCCGTAAGAACACCAAGCGAAAGGCGGATTCCATCAAGTCCGGCAAAGATAGCACGGATCTGCACTGGCAAAAGCCTCCCAAGCCCAATGCCCCCAAAACCCCGCAACAGGTGGGCGACGAGATTACCTCCTCGCTAGGCGATGTTGAGGTACCGGTCTCCACCATCTCGGCCCTTGCCGGCATCGCGGCCGCAGTCTTTGGCGTCCTCATTGCCAACGATCGCCTGCAGAAGCCAGACACTGATAAGAAGGTGGCGGGCAACCTTACCACCGGCGATATCCCAGAGATTGTCAATAAGGTCGTACAGATTTCGGATAACGAAGGACTCAAGGAATCTTGGACCTCCGTCCTCAATGCTGTCAGCCCCGTCTTGGGCTTGGCCGTGGGCGGCCCAGACACCACCGATGGCGGAAAGATCCTTTACCAGCTCTTCCAAAATGGCGTGGTGCTTTCCTCCAAGGAGTCTGGCACCAAGGCGCTTACGGGTGAGATTGCCAAGAAATGGTCCGAGGGCGATAACGCCTCCAAGCTGGGACTTCCCACCTCCAATGAGGAAAAGAATGGCAAGGACATCCGCGTCAAGTTCCAAGGCGGCGAGATTGTCTACAACACCGAAACGGAAAAGGTAGACATCTTCACCGACTAG
- the serS gene encoding serine--tRNA ligase — translation MIDLKLLRENPDVVRASQVNRGEDPSLVDQLLEADEQRRAAIQKADELRSEQKAFGKKIGQASPEDRPALLEGSNELKAKVKEAEEAQSAAEAKVEELQYKLDNVVEGAPAGGEDDFVVLEEVGQIPEFDFEPKDHLELGESLGLIDVKRGAKVGGARFYYLTGDGAFLQLGMLMLAAQKAREVGFKLMIPPVLVRPDIMSGTGFLGQHSDEVYYLPADDMYLVGTSEVALAGYHKDEIIDLSNGPLQYAGWSSCFRREAGSHGKDTRGILRVHQFDKLEMFVYCKPEDAEDMHQRLLSMEKDMLAAMELPYRTIDIAGGDLGSSAARKFDNEAWVPTQGTYRELTSTSNCTTFQARRLSTRYRDENGKTQTAATLNGTLATTRWLVAILENHQQADGSVVVPEALRPFVGKDVLTPQ, via the coding sequence GTGATTGATCTCAAGCTACTCCGCGAAAACCCTGACGTTGTCCGTGCTTCCCAGGTGAACCGAGGTGAGGATCCTTCCCTCGTAGATCAGCTACTGGAAGCTGATGAGCAGCGCCGCGCTGCTATCCAAAAGGCCGACGAACTGCGATCCGAGCAGAAGGCTTTTGGCAAGAAGATCGGCCAAGCCTCCCCAGAAGATCGCCCGGCTTTGCTGGAGGGCTCTAATGAGCTGAAAGCCAAGGTCAAGGAGGCTGAAGAGGCACAGTCCGCGGCTGAGGCCAAGGTAGAAGAGCTGCAGTACAAGCTGGACAACGTGGTCGAAGGCGCTCCAGCTGGCGGCGAAGATGACTTTGTGGTGCTAGAAGAGGTTGGCCAAATCCCCGAGTTCGACTTCGAGCCCAAGGATCACCTTGAATTGGGCGAGTCCCTTGGACTTATCGACGTCAAGCGTGGCGCAAAGGTTGGCGGCGCTCGTTTCTACTACCTCACTGGCGATGGTGCTTTCCTCCAGCTGGGAATGCTCATGTTGGCGGCTCAAAAGGCGCGTGAGGTCGGCTTTAAGCTGATGATTCCGCCAGTTTTGGTTCGCCCAGACATCATGTCCGGTACCGGCTTTTTGGGTCAGCACTCCGATGAGGTTTACTACCTGCCGGCCGATGATATGTACTTGGTAGGCACTTCTGAGGTGGCCCTCGCTGGCTACCACAAGGACGAGATCATTGACCTTTCTAATGGCCCGTTGCAGTACGCCGGTTGGTCTTCCTGCTTCCGCCGTGAGGCAGGTTCCCACGGTAAGGACACCCGCGGCATTTTGCGTGTCCACCAGTTCGACAAGTTAGAAATGTTCGTCTACTGCAAGCCGGAAGACGCGGAAGATATGCACCAACGCCTGCTGTCTATGGAAAAGGACATGCTGGCTGCCATGGAGCTGCCTTACCGCACTATCGACATTGCCGGTGGCGACCTCGGCTCTTCGGCGGCCCGTAAGTTCGATAACGAAGCGTGGGTTCCTACCCAAGGCACCTACCGCGAGCTGACCTCCACCTCGAACTGCACTACCTTCCAGGCTCGTCGCCTATCCACCCGTTACCGCGATGAGAACGGCAAGACCCAGACCGCAGCCACCCTGAACGGCACCTTGGCGACGACTCGCTGGCTCGTTGCCATTCTGGAAAATCACCAGCAGGCTGACGGCTCCGTCGTCGTCCCTGAGGCACTGCGCCCCTTCGTGGGCAAGGATGTCCTGACCCCGCAGTAA
- a CDS encoding HAD family hydrolase — MENFPARAPRLIASDIDGTLLDRNHRVPRRNRDTVARAVQQGAYFALSTGRPFRWIAPVLDQLSIRPVCVTSNGAVLYDSAEDRVMSAHELSPEALAEVVDVAQTVLGTVGFGAERAGGSLADAVEELFVVERHYSENALFEGFGVVSMGELVGQPAVKFLIRNTDYSAPELYELIAPHLDPELAHLTYSMQEGILEVAAPDVTKRRGVEWLAQHTGVAQQETIAFGDMPNDIEMLRWAGCGVAMENAHPEVKAAADAVTVANHQAGVAKVLERWF; from the coding sequence ATGGAAAATTTCCCAGCCCGCGCGCCTCGCCTCATTGCGAGCGATATTGATGGCACCCTGCTGGACCGCAATCATCGCGTCCCGCGTCGCAACCGTGACACCGTGGCGCGGGCGGTCCAGCAGGGTGCCTACTTTGCGCTTTCCACCGGCCGACCGTTCCGGTGGATAGCGCCCGTGCTGGACCAGCTTTCCATCCGGCCGGTATGCGTGACCTCGAATGGTGCTGTGTTGTATGACTCCGCGGAGGACCGCGTGATGTCTGCCCACGAGCTTTCCCCAGAGGCCTTGGCCGAGGTAGTGGATGTGGCTCAGACCGTGTTGGGCACCGTGGGCTTCGGCGCGGAGCGCGCGGGAGGCTCGCTTGCCGACGCCGTCGAGGAGCTTTTCGTCGTCGAGCGCCACTACTCCGAAAACGCCCTCTTCGAGGGATTCGGCGTGGTCAGCATGGGCGAGCTTGTGGGGCAGCCGGCGGTGAAGTTCCTCATCCGCAACACGGACTACTCCGCCCCAGAGCTCTATGAGCTCATTGCGCCGCACCTCGATCCGGAGCTCGCGCACCTGACCTATTCCATGCAGGAAGGAATCTTGGAGGTTGCCGCGCCCGATGTGACTAAGCGCCGCGGGGTGGAATGGCTGGCGCAGCACACCGGCGTCGCCCAGCAGGAGACGATCGCATTTGGGGATATGCCCAACGATATTGAGATGCTGCGCTGGGCTGGCTGCGGCGTGGCCATGGAAAACGCCCACCCGGAGGTTAAGGCGGCCGCGGATGCGGTCACCGTGGCTAACCACCAGGCGGGCGTCGCAAAGGTGCTAGAGCGCTGGTTCTAG
- a CDS encoding lysophospholipid acyltransferase family protein → MNAATNFLYRQITHIGRGVTLAQGLKMRLSGEENIPDEGGAVLVCNHTGYMDFLFGAFLAYRKRRLVRFLAKAGIFKSPVAGPLLKAMHHVPVDRIDGSASLQQAVQLAKDGELVGVFSEGTISRSFEIRSMKSGASRIAYEAGVPVIPQVIFGSQRLWTKGHKKNLGRTKTPVFITALEPYYPTGDAEADTAEIRCRMQEALEALWDQYEAEFGPMPAGEYWVPARKGGGAPTLAEAEARDAEVETERHRVRRLRDDLVGLKERVSVTTVDLVRNRMSAAKNAEGTTAKNVARTAPETLEWIKTNLNAVVEEATRGLDEGRDRVADVMAQLKSDVAQAQASITASSKEIWAGSVAEQGLLAAATQSRLIVSRLPHRMKAQFSSIPRVVMAHNSALNWEDGALTPRLRKAFADIYPAAEVLIVVSPAGDIDVPQAVWKIVLDETAAQPRLNIAAMSVTAATAAQGVECILQDLQAEPEEALVFANEPGDEEFLEWIPAVALETAPIEVVKGAQAVTYSAEKAGMSEVLEAMARLAKE, encoded by the coding sequence ATGAACGCTGCGACGAATTTCCTGTACCGCCAGATCACCCACATTGGTAGGGGGGTGACTCTGGCGCAGGGATTAAAAATGCGCCTTTCGGGCGAGGAAAACATTCCCGATGAAGGCGGCGCGGTATTGGTCTGCAACCACACCGGTTACATGGATTTTCTCTTTGGTGCGTTTTTGGCCTACCGCAAAAGGCGCTTAGTGCGATTCTTGGCTAAGGCGGGCATTTTCAAGTCACCAGTGGCGGGACCCCTGTTGAAGGCAATGCACCATGTGCCAGTTGATCGCATCGATGGCAGCGCCTCGTTACAACAGGCAGTACAATTAGCCAAGGACGGCGAGCTTGTCGGGGTGTTTTCTGAAGGGACGATTTCCCGCAGCTTTGAAATCCGCAGCATGAAAAGCGGCGCGTCCCGCATTGCCTATGAGGCAGGCGTGCCGGTTATTCCCCAAGTCATCTTCGGATCGCAGCGCCTGTGGACCAAGGGGCACAAGAAGAATTTGGGGAGGACCAAGACTCCGGTTTTTATTACTGCCTTGGAACCGTACTATCCCACTGGCGATGCGGAAGCCGATACCGCGGAGATTCGCTGCCGCATGCAAGAAGCACTAGAGGCGCTATGGGACCAATACGAAGCCGAGTTTGGCCCAATGCCTGCCGGCGAATATTGGGTGCCTGCCCGTAAGGGGGGTGGCGCCCCCACCCTCGCAGAGGCTGAGGCTCGCGATGCGGAAGTAGAAACGGAGCGCCACCGTGTGCGCCGCCTGCGCGATGACTTGGTGGGGCTTAAAGAACGCGTGTCAGTCACGACGGTGGACCTAGTTCGCAACCGCATGTCGGCTGCTAAAAATGCCGAAGGGACTACGGCAAAGAATGTGGCGCGCACTGCCCCTGAGACCTTGGAGTGGATTAAGACCAACCTCAATGCCGTGGTGGAAGAAGCAACCCGTGGTCTAGATGAAGGCCGCGATAGGGTCGCAGATGTCATGGCCCAGTTGAAGTCCGATGTCGCGCAGGCCCAGGCCTCCATCACTGCAAGTAGCAAGGAGATTTGGGCCGGCTCTGTGGCGGAGCAAGGCCTTTTGGCTGCAGCTACGCAATCTCGCCTAATTGTCTCGCGCCTGCCGCACCGCATGAAGGCGCAATTTTCTTCCATTCCCCGTGTAGTGATGGCGCACAACAGTGCCTTGAATTGGGAGGATGGAGCTTTAACTCCCCGTTTGCGTAAAGCTTTCGCGGATATTTACCCAGCGGCTGAAGTTCTCATAGTGGTCTCTCCTGCCGGTGACATCGATGTTCCGCAAGCCGTGTGGAAGATTGTCCTCGACGAGACTGCTGCGCAGCCGCGCTTGAATATCGCGGCGATGTCGGTTACCGCTGCCACGGCGGCACAGGGGGTGGAGTGCATCCTGCAGGATCTCCAAGCTGAGCCAGAAGAGGCGTTAGTTTTTGCAAATGAACCGGGGGACGAGGAATTCCTTGAGTGGATTCCAGCTGTGGCCTTGGAAACCGCGCCTATTGAGGTAGTGAAGGGAGCCCAAGCGGTTACCTACTCTGCAGAAAAGGCGGGGATGTCCGAAGTGCTCGAGGCGATGGCTCGTCTAGCGAAGGAATAG